ACAACTATGACTTCAAGACAGTGTTTGTCTGTCATGTGTACGTGCATAACTGCGTTAATGAAATCTTTGTAATCATGCTGAATTTCAGTAAGGTCTTCCATTACTCCAGTGTAGTGGTGGTCGTATATTACAGCAATTATTCCTATACGTTCTCCTTCCATTTCATTCATCCACTGGTACCTTACGATATAATCTTTAAGAGCATCTCTGATACCTTTTGATCTTGACGGGTATCCTCTGTCTTTTAATACTCCATCAAATTCATTTAACAATTTTTTTGGCAACGACATACTAATTCTCATCACAATTCTCCCTCCATTATTACGTTATTATTATCATAACATTTTATAGTATTTAAATGTTGTTATTGCACAACAATATTGTGCATGGCCAACAATATTCATGCATATTTTAAACACGAATTATATGATATAATACTATTTGATTACTATATTACTATTTAAACTTTGTCCTTGAAGAGCAATATTGCTCTAAGAGAACAATGGTGTAATTACTTTTTTTGAAATTTGTAATATGAAATAGCTTATGTA
This genomic window from Methanobacterium veterum contains:
- the nikR gene encoding nickel-responsive transcriptional regulator NikR, producing MRISMSLPKKLLNEFDGVLKDRGYPSRSKGIRDALKDYIVRYQWMNEMEGERIGIIAVIYDHHYTGVMEDLTEIQHDYKDFINAVMHVHMTDKHCLEVIVVKRDVKYIRTLSEKIMRLKGVEHVRLTSTAVGKSIDLEKAGASSPMSP